GTGGCCTGCCCTGCTGCTGCTGTGCCTGCTGCCGGGCGTCCTCCCGGCCCTGATCAACCCGTTGAACCTGGGCGAGGTGGGGGCCTTCGATCCGCCGCTGTGGCGACTGACCCTGACTCATCTGGGACTGGTCGCGCTGTCCGGTGTGGTGGTCCTGGCGCTGGGATTGCCGCTGGCGGTCGCTGTGACCCGCCCCGGCTGGGACGCCCCCCGCCAGCTCGCGGAGACGCTGGTGGGCCTGGGGCAGACGGTCCCGACCTTCGCGATCCTGGCGCTGGCGGTGCCCGCGCTGGGCTTCGGCTGGGCGCCGACGCTGCTGGGCCTGATCGTGTACGGACTGGTGCCGGTCGTCAGCAATGCCATCCTGGGTCTGAGCGGCGTGGACCGGGGCGTGCTGGACGCCGCGCGCGGCATGGGCATGACCGCCTGGCAGCGCCTGTGGCGGGTGGAACTGCCGCTGGCCCGGCCCGTGATCCTGGCGGGCCTGCGGACCAGCGTCGTGTACAACGTGGGCACTGCCACAGTGGGCGCGGCATTAGGCGCAGGTGGGTTGGGTGAACCAATCATTAACGGTCTATCTCAGCAGAACACGTCGCTCGTCCTGTGCGGAGCGCTGCTTT
This DNA window, taken from Deinococcus sedimenti, encodes the following:
- a CDS encoding ABC transporter permease → MTATLPARRRQARLTWGALLWPALLLLCLLPGVLPALINPLNLGEVGAFDPPLWRLTLTHLGLVALSGVVVLALGLPLAVAVTRPGWDAPRQLAETLVGLGQTVPTFAILALAVPALGFGWAPTLLGLIVYGLVPVVSNAILGLSGVDRGVLDAARGMGMTAWQRLWRVELPLARPVILAGLRTSVVYNVGTATVGAALGAGGLGEPIINGLSQQNTSLVLCGALLSALLALTLDAWLNLVEGRAGQMS